The Chryseolinea soli nucleotide sequence TTTTGCGGTTTCGGGGTAGTCAATATCAACGGCGGCGCCGTAGCTGAGGAGCCATTTGCAGAAGGGCTTAACGTAGCCGATGAGGAAGGTCATGCGCACTTTGGTGTCGAGGTTTTCTTCGGAGACAAAACCATAAAAATATTTTGTGTGCTGCACGTAGCGTGCCGTGGGCTGATCAAAGGAGACGATGATCTTCTGCAGCTCCTGATTGCCTTGCATCATGGAGGCGAGATATTCCTGCAGGCTTAACAAATTCCGGCCGTCGAATTTTATGCCGGGCGTCGATAGGTTCTTGATGCGGTCGGCGCGAAAGTCGCGGTAGCCATTGCGCAGGCGGCACCAGGCGATGAGGTGCCAGGCGGCACTGTAAAATACCAGGCCGATCGGTTCTACGTCGCGTTGGGTTGATTGCTCGTTGTAGCTGCTGAAATATTCTATGCGGACCACGTCTTTCGCGACGACGGCCCGTTGAATGCCGGAGAGAAAATCGTTGGGGAATTGATGCTCGTCCATCGGCATGCGGCGCACTTCGATATGCGAATGCAGGTCCTCGAGGAGGTCTTTGTCCGATTCGTTCATCACGGCTTTGATCTTTAGCAGGGAAGATTCAAACGCTTGCCGGATCGATTTGTCGGTCATTTTTTCTACCAGTTTCCCCGCCAGCAACATGGCACTGGCTTCGTCTTGGGTGAACATGACCGGTGGCAAATGATAACCATCCACAATAAAGTATCCCTTGCCGGCTTCCGACCCGATGGGCACGCCGGCTTCCATCAAGGCCTTCACATCGCGGTAGACGGTGCGCAGGCTGATCTCGAAACGGTCGGCGATTTCCTCGGCCTTGACCACGCGTTTGGATTGGAGCTGTACGAGGATGGCGGTGAGTCGGTCGATGCGGTTCATACCCTAAAGTTACGGCATCCGCAGGAATTTGTTCTCAAAAAAAATGTCCCGCAAACCAGGGGTTCCGGGACATTTTCGGGGGTAAAGTTGATTAAAGCTTAAGGCCCTTATTCGGGACCCACTACAGGTGCACTTCCCAATGCGGGGTTGTTATACTCTACTTCGTTTTTGGGCACATCAAAATAGGGCAGGTAATTATAGTTGATGAACGCCTTGGTATTCACCACCGTGCTGCCCGTGAAGTTTGACAGGATGACACCGTTGGCTCTGCCACCGCCCACACTCTTGTCGTCGGTGATACCCATGCGGCGGGCGTCGTAGAAGGACAAGCCGCGGAAGACCAGGCTGATCCGGCGTTCGCTGCGCAGTTCCTCCAGCGCCTCTGCCTGGGTAACCGTGCCGATGGCAGCGAGGCCTGCGCCTTGATCATTGCGTACGTCATCGATCAATGCCGTTCCTCCACCAACATTACCCGACCGGATCAACACCTCCGCTTTGATCAACTCGTTCTCTTCGTAGGTGCCTGCCAGGTAAATGTCGTCG carries:
- a CDS encoding helix-turn-helix transcriptional regulator gives rise to the protein MNRIDRLTAILVQLQSKRVVKAEEIADRFEISLRTVYRDVKALMEAGVPIGSEAGKGYFIVDGYHLPPVMFTQDEASAMLLAGKLVEKMTDKSIRQAFESSLLKIKAVMNESDKDLLEDLHSHIEVRRMPMDEHQFPNDFLSGIQRAVVAKDVVRIEYFSSYNEQSTQRDVEPIGLVFYSAAWHLIAWCRLRNGYRDFRADRIKNLSTPGIKFDGRNLLSLQEYLASMMQGNQELQKIIVSFDQPTARYVQHTKYFYGFVSEENLDTKVRMTFLIGYVKPFCKWLLSYGAAVDIDYPETAKEIMLDLVEELTNHYARETV